Proteins encoded in a region of the Vicia villosa cultivar HV-30 ecotype Madison, WI linkage group LG5, Vvil1.0, whole genome shotgun sequence genome:
- the LOC131604405 gene encoding uncharacterized protein LOC131604405, with translation MSEDMQHFNVTFHHGGEFIRVNKDEIIYRGGVDSTISGLHIESWTMATVENLVNKWGYQKGRYRVWAKILEIDEGYIPIRKDDDAYDFASYFCANGTEGDLYLEHDAENIEQYVSEPACVNGDTELDDLGDEVVEGLDDSEDDRATALLDGFEGIDVTLPLREEGVVAGLLTRPNKKCEEDAYVSDELNSSDPDESCDEDKPKYEKFRKEHLNKDFKFKWGMEFNTLVDFKEAIREWSVLNGREINFVKNESYRVRVECKAKCGFLVLCSKVGHKHTYAIKTLVDTHTCARVLNNRSANSRWVAKHVVKKMQSSENVRIRDIMQDVRQNFSVGITVARAWKAKLMAKKIVEGDADMQYAALWRYASELKRVNSGNTVKINVERPSPTIQPRFGSFYFSFDGCKKGFIHGCRPFIGVDGCHLKTKYGGQLLIAVGRDPNDQYFPLAFGVVETETKESWRWFIQLLMEDIGHDKRIVFISDQQKGLVAVFDEMFERIEHRFCLRHLYANFKKKFGGGTLIRDLMMGAAKSTYHQAWMQKMNELKNVDFNAWTWLMAVPTKSWCKHAFSFYPKCDVLMNNISESFNATILVARDKPILTMCEWIRKYLMNRVATSVQKLEKWQHRVMPIPRRRLDNEVFHSGHWLPTWSVDEKFQACCICFEL, from the exons ATGTCAGAG GATATGCAACATTTCAATGTTACTTTCCACCACGGGGGTGAGTTTATTAGGGTAAACAAAGATGAGATAATCTATAGAGGGGGGGTAGATTCTACTATTTCTGGGTTACACATAGAATCATGGACCATGGCAACTGTCGAGAACCTAGTGAATAAGTGGGGGTACCAGAAAGGGAGATATAGGGTATGGGCGAAGATATTGGAAATAGATGAGGGTTATATCCCGATTAGAAAGGATGATGATGCATATGACTTTGCTTCTTATTTTTGTGCAAATGGTACTGAGGGAGACTTATATCTGGAACATGATGCTGAAAACATAGAACAATATGTGAGTGAACCTGCTTGTGTTAATGGAGACACTGAACTAGATGACTTAGGAGATGAAGTGGTTGAGGGTTTGGATGATAGTGAGGACGACAGAGCCACTGCCTTGTTAGATGGATTTGAGGGTATTGATGTAACTTTGCCACTAAGGGAAGAAGGGGTAGTTGCTGGATTGTTGACTAGGCCCAACAAGAAATGTGAAGAAGATGCATATGTTAGTGATGAGCTCAACTCATCAGATCCAGATGAGTCTTGTGATGAGGATAAGCCCAAGTATGAGAAATTTAGGAAAGAGCACCTAAATAAGGACTTCAAGTTTAAGTGGGGTATGgaatttaatacacttgttgacTTCAAAGAGGCAATACGTGAGTGGTCAGTTCTCAATGGTAGGGAaattaattttgtgaaaaatgaaagttatagaGTAAGGGTAGAGTGTAAGGCTaaatgtggttttttggtcttatgTTCCAAAGTGGGCCACAAGCATACTTATGCTATAAAAACACTTGTAGACACCCACACTTGTGCTAGGGTTTTAAATAATAGATCTGCAAACTCAAGATGGGTGGCTAAGCATGTGGTCAAGAAAATGCAATCAAGTGAAAATGTAAGAATCAGGGACATAATGCAAGATGTAAGGCAAAATTTTTCAGTGGGTATTACTGTTGCTCGGGCATGGAAGGCTAAGTTGATGGCAAAAAAAATAGTGGAGGGAGATGCTGATATGCAATATGCTGCTCTATGGAGGTATGCATCTGAATTAAAAAGAGTTAATAGTGGCAATACTGTGAAAATTAATGTTGAGAGACCAAGCCCAACTATCCAACCTAGATTTGGAAGTTTCTACTTCTCTTTTGATGGCTGCAAGAAAGGGTTTATCCATGGATGTAGGCCCTTTATAGGGGTTGATGGATGTCACCTAAAAACCAAGTATGGTGGTCAACTTCTGATTGCAGTTGGAAGGGATCCAAATGATCAATACTTCCCATTGGCTTTTGGAGTGGTAGAAACTGAGACCAAGGAGAGTTGGAGATGGTTTATCCAACTTTTGATGGAGGATATTGGACATGACAAAAGAATTGTTTTTATCTCTGATCAACAAAAG GGACTGGTAGCTGTTTTTGATGAGATGTTTGAGAGGATTGAACATAGGTTTTGCCTCAGACATCTATATGCCAATTTCAAGAAAAAGTTTGGTGGAGGAACCCTAATAAGGGATTTGATGATGGGAGCTGCTAAGTCTACATATCATCAAGCTTGGATGCAGAAGATGAATGAGCTAAAGAATGTTGATTTCAATGCTTGGACTTGGTTGATGGCTGTACCTACCAAGAGctggtgtaagcatgcttttaGTTTCTACCCAAAGTGTGATGTGTTAATGAATAATATATCTGAGTCTTTCAATGCTACAATTTTAGTTGCTAGGGACAAACCAATCCTTACTATGTGTGAGTGGATTAGGAAGTACTTAATGAATAGGGTAGCAACCTCTGTACAGAAACTTGAAAAATGGCAACATAGAGTTATGCCTATACCTAGGAGAAGGTTGGACAATGAAGTTTTTCATAGTGGTCATTGGCTACCAACTTGGTCTGTGGATGAGAAGTTCCAA GCATGCTGTATCTGCTTTGAGCTATAG